The Oncorhynchus tshawytscha isolate Ot180627B linkage group LG18, Otsh_v2.0, whole genome shotgun sequence genome has a window encoding:
- the sesn1 gene encoding sestrin-1 isoform X2 produces MKHATAATETIENDSFTVTDVFKICIRCERLSKKDFGVRIPRPLGNGPSRFIPEKEILQVSKVDPRTQSIFEDAFAALGRLDNISLVMGFHPQYLESFLRTQHYLLQMDGPLSLHYRHYIGIMAAARHQCSYLVNLHVNDFLQVGGDSKWLNGLDGAPQKLQALGELNKILAHRPWLTKAHIEHLLKAEEHSWSLAELIHAVVLLTHYHSLASFTFGCGITPEIHSDGGHTFRPPSLSQYCVCDIANGNGHGHLEERRGNHQVSEVSGEVEVLMERMKQLQECRDEEEASQEEMATRFEREKTESMLVATAEDEECVPSRDVSRHFEDPSYGYKDFSRRGEHVPTFRVQDYSWEDHGYSLVNRLYPDVGQLLDEKFQMAYNLTYNTMAMHKDVDTTMLRRAIWNYIHCMFGIRYDDYDYGEINQLLDRSFKVYIKTMVCSPEKTTKRMYESFWRQFQHSEKVHVNLLLMEARMQAELLYALRAITRYMT; encoded by the exons ATGAAGCACGCAACTGCAGCAACAGAAACCATTGAAAATGATTCATTTACAGTGACAGACGTATTTAAAATATGCATTCGGTGTGAACGGCTAAGCAAAAAG GACTTTGGAGTTCGAATCCCAAGACCCCTGGGAAATGGACCAAGTAGATTTATCCCTGAAAAAGAG ATCCTTCAAGTCAGTAAAGTAGACCCCAGGACACAATCGATATTTGAGGACGCATTCGCAGCACTGGGTCGCCTTGACAACATCTCCTTGGTGATGGGCTTCCACCCACAGTACCTGGAGAGCTTTCTGAGGACACAGCACTACCTGCTGCAGATGGACGGGCCCTTATCCCTGCACTACCGCCACTACATAGGCATCATG GCTGCAGCCAGACATCAGTGCTCCTACCTGGTCAACCTGCACGTCAACGACTTCCTCCAGGTAGGAGGGGACTCCAAGTGGCTGAATGGCCTGGACGGAGCCCCACAGAAGCTGCAGGCCCTCGGGGAGCTCAACAAGATCCTGGCCCACCGGCCCTGGCTCACCAAGGCACACATCGAG CACCTGCTGAAGGCTGAAGAACACAGCTGGTCCCTGGCTGAGCTGATCCATGCTGTGGTGCTCCTCACACACTACCACTCCCTGGCCTCCTTTACCTTCGGCTGTGGCATCACCCCCGAGATCCACAGTGACGGGGGGCACACATTCAGACCCCCCTCCCTCAGCCAGTACTGTGTCTGCGACATCGCCAATGGCAACGGTCACGGccacctggaggagaggagaggcaatcACCAG GTGTCAGAGGTGTCTGGTGAGGTGGAGGTGCTGATGGAGAGGATGAAGCAGCTGCAGGAGTGTCGTGATGAAGAGGAAGCCAGTCAGGAGGAGATGGCCACACGCTTTGAGAGGGAGAAGACCGAGAGCATGCTTGTGGCCACGGCAGAGGACGAGGAGTGTGTGCCATCCAGAGACGTCTCCAGGCACTTTGAAGACCCCAGCTACGGCTACAAGGACTTCTCCAGGAGAGGAGAACATGTACCCACCTTCAGAGTGCAG GACTACAGTTGGGAGGACCACGGCTACTCCCTGGTGAACCGTCTGTACCCTGACGTTGGTCAGCTGCTGGATGAGAAGTTCCAGATGGCCTACAACCTGACCTACAACACCATGGCCATGCACAAAGACGTGGACACCACCATGCTGCGCAGGGCTATCTGGAACTACATCCACTGCATGTTTGGCATCAG GTATGATGACTATGACTACGGGGAGATTAACCAGCTGTTGGACCGCAGCTTTAAGGTCTACATTAAGACCATGGTGTGCAGCCCGGAGAAAACCACCAAACGAATGTACGAGAGCTTCTGGAGACAGTTCCAGCACTCCGAGAAG GTCCATGTCAATCTGCTTCTTATGGAAGCGCGCATGCAGGCAGAACTGCTCTACGCTCTGAGAGCGATCACCCGCTACATGACATGA